Proteins co-encoded in one Uloborus diversus isolate 005 chromosome 9, Udiv.v.3.1, whole genome shotgun sequence genomic window:
- the LOC129229503 gene encoding uncharacterized protein LOC129229503: MDIGRWGDSRGRFLLRYILLVFCLLNHAASTEDSFPPVLENQDLKNESPESINKLHPSYDQEDYKRASSFFPLRGKKNPFDESIYSELEESEDKRSQFFPLRGKKVPDDYKRASYFMPMRGRKDGSWTDDYEDEFDDEKRASSFMPMRGKKRSSAVADIFPQLGKAGMYLNSFDQAMPAPIYNIGPDKRMSSFVPSRGKRSQKASESAKINQAESNSSILEESANHLRNKRSVSFMPMRGRSLESGFGGGEIKTSILEKKKHSFMPMRGHREPYSEDTNSSFSDSLEEDDDLSMSDKRASYFMPMRGRSDNSIMDEIDTGNKRVQSFMPMRGRSDSSLLDEIDTEDKRAQSFMPMRGRRLAYTERLEDKRANYFMPMRGKKQWLDVSGSDGSDETDFDSFDKKASSFTLMRGRRMVNSEDESFSNSKRVTFMPMRGRKDQTDTQNIDWNTDQYKRSSSFMPMRGRRHPEEEDYSNELDFPQNGDKRASSFMPMRGRRQFSDFSDSIGYYHPYPFYISGIGSSLMSRGYGEKTFPISRIINPKKKVRINWDSVKRAFHATRGKRMHHGESVEDSSRDQDFLGMPELVNDEVSAENQQVNTRVKRSLIPQQISLQPQKQYIALKRPMSFFATRGKRFDGSTVTFPKLR, encoded by the exons ATGGATATTGGCAGATGGGGGGATAGCAGAGGAAGGTTCCTCCTACGCTACATTCTTTTAGTCTTCTGTCTCCTGAACCACGCAGCTTCTACAGAAGACAGCTTTCCTCCTGTACTTGAAAATCAG GATCTAAAAAACGAATCTCCAGAGTCAATTAACAAGCTTCATCCCTCCTACGATCAGGAAGATTACAAAAGAGCTAGTTCTTTCTTTCCGCTGAGAGGCAAAAAAAATCCCTTTGATGAATCTATTTACTCTGAACTCGAAGAAAGTGAAGATAAGCGCAGTCAATTTTTCCCTCTGAGAGGGAAAAAAGTCCCCGACGATTACAAGCGGGCAAGTTACTTTATGCCCATGAGAGGGAGAAAAGATGGCAGTTGGACTGATGATTATGAGGATGAGTTTGACGACGAAAAAAGAGCATCTTCTTTTATGCCAATGCGGGGCAAAAAGAGGTCATCAGCGGTTGCAGACATCTTTCCGCAACTCGGAAAGGCGGGTATGTATTTGAACAGTTTTGATCAAGCTATGCCTGCTCCCATTTATAATATAGGACCAGATAAAAGGATGTCATCATTTGTCCCCAGTAGAGGTAAAAGATCACAGAAAGCCAGTGAATCTGCAAAGATCAACCAAGCAGAATCAAACTCGTCAATTCTTGAGGAAAGCGCTAACCATCTCAGAAATAAGAGGTCTGTATCTTTCATGCCAATGCGAGGAAGAAGCCTGGAAAGTGGATTTGGTGGAGGAGAAATCAAGACGAGtatattggaaaagaaaaagcacTCGTTCATGCCCATGAGAGGGCACAGAGAACCTTATTCCGAAGACACCAACAGCAGTTTCTCAGATAGTTTGGAAGAGGATGATGATCTGTCTATGTCGGATAAGAGGGCTTCTTATTTTATGCCAATGAGAGGAAGAAGTGACAACAGCATCATGGATGAAATAGACACTGGCAATAAGAGAGTTCAGTCCTTTATGCCAATGAGAGGGAGAAGTGACAGCAGCCTCTTGGATGAAATAGACACTGAGGATAAACGAGCTCAGTCTTTTATGCCAATGAGAGGTCGGCGATTGGCCTATACGGAAAGACTTGAAGACAAGCGAGCAAATTATTTTATGCCAATGAGAGGCAAGAAACAATGGTTAGACGTGTCAGGAAGCGATGGCTCAGACGAAACTGATTTCGACTCTTTCGACAAAAAGGCATCTTCTTTTACTTTAATGAGGGGCCGTCGAATGGTGAACAGTGAAGACGAAAGTTTTTCAAACTCGAAACGTGTGACATTTATGCCGATGCGAGGACGGAAAGATCAAACTGATACACAAAACATTGATTGGAATACAGATCAATACAAAAGATCATCGTCTTTTATGCCTATGCGAGGACGAAGACACCCAGAAGAAGAAGACTACAGCAACGAGTTAGATTTTCCCCAAAATGGCGACAAAAGAGCCTCTTCTTTCATGCCGATGCGTGGAAGACGTCAGTTCTCAGATTTCAGCGATTCCATTGGCTATTACCATCCATATCCCTTCTACATTTCTGGAATAGGGTCGTCGCTGATGTCTCGAGGATACGGAGAAAAGACCTTCCCCATCAGCAGGATCATCAACCCCAAGAAGAAGGTCAGAATCAACTGGGACTCGGTGAAAAGAGCTTTCCACGCAACACGGGGGAAAAGAATGCACCACGGAGAATCGGTTGAAGACAGCTCCAGAGATCAAGACTTTCTGGGAATGCCAGAACTGGTAAATGATGAAGTTTCTGCAGAAAACCAACAGGTGAATACCAGAGTCAAAAGAAGTTTGATACCTCAGCAAATCTCTTTGCAGCCCCAGAAACAGTACATAG CTCTGAAACGGCCGATGTCATTTTTTGCCACCAGAGGGAAGCGTTTCGACGGCTCAACAGTTACATTTCCCAAGCTGCGTTAG